The genome window TTATCCTTGTCCTTGCTGCTAAGGCCCTTGAGAATTGAGGCAGAATCAGCCTGTCCGGACTGAGGTCTTGCTTTGCTCGTGTGGATGACATCGAACAAGTGTGTTGAGACCTCTTTGCAATCCATCGTGTACATGCCTGTTGCTTTCTTGCGCCATTGGTCTAGCATGCTCATCCGACCCTCAAGGAGTGGCGCAAGGTCAGAATCGCGAATCATTCGTTCAATGATGACAACGCTGTTAGCTAGGAAGACGCCGATGACAGCTCGGCCACCCTTGAGGACCATCTTGGCCTTCGAGTCCAGTCCTGCCATGAGCATCTCGACTGTGTCTGAGCAGTAGTGTGAGAAGATTTCTTTTCCGTCTGCGCCAATATCAAAGGAAGCAAGACTGGGGATTGCGTCGGTCGATCGTCCATCGGCTGCAGCATTCGACCTCCATCCTCCGTCGCCTAGAGAGAACATGATACTGGAGACAGGCCGCAGGAATTCGACCATGGTCTGCAATCGCTGCATTGTGGCCGATACAACGGGTATCGGTGCACCGTCTTGTGGAAGTGTCTGCATGCCAGCAATCTTTCGTTTCGTGTCATCCAACAGCTCTCCCAATGAAAGCTTCGCAGTCTCTCGCACAGGCCTAAGGGCTGAGGCAAGTGAAGACTTTAGCTCGCCTGTACGCGTCTCCAGGTTGCTCGAGAGACCAGACATGATCTCGGTGATCTCGTAGGCGAGGTAGCAGTCTGTGTCCAAATGCCCCTTGATGTGGTTGTTCAGTTCGCGAAGAGTACGTGCAAGTTCGGCCATAGCGCTCTGGCACGTGGCTTGGAAAAGGGGGCCCCAATCTTCACGGGTGAAGATGCTGCAGATGTTGTCGTACTCGGCCAAAAACGCGCCTTCCATGGCCTGCGCGTATGTACCGATGCCATTGGTGCCTGCGCGGTAGATGGCGTCGGGgtttttcttcttcgtcgTGTTGACGCTGGCAGCAGCCAGGTTGGCCAAGGTAGAAGAAAGATAGGGCCCTCGTACTTCAGCATAAATCTTGGCAATGGCCGAATCTTGTGGggcagcaccagcaccagcatTCTGGCGATGGGTGCTTGAGATGTACGAGTTGACTAGGCCGAGGCGTGTCACCTTGTCTTGTGACAGTACAGGGAATGGCATGTCTTTGGTGATGTAATGTAGCGGTTCAATCGATCGTGGGGTTTCTCCTCGCAACAGTCTGTCGAAATGGCCCTCGAGTTGAGAGTTGCCTGACTTGATTAAGCGGACAAGCTCAGCCATTGTCTGTTGGTTTGCCCGGAGGTTGGAGGCCTGCATGTTTTCAAGTGACTTGGAGAGGCGCTTGATTGAGGCGAGGTAGTTGGAAAGACCAGCCTTGTCCGGGCCGGCACGTATGATCTGTTCTTCGTCATTCTTACTATCGGCGGGCTGACGGAGGCGTTCGATGGCTGCGAGGACAGAATCGATGTCTGCGAGTGAGGGAGCTAATGTCAGCTGAAGCCCTGCTAGGCATGAGCGAGAATAGACTTACTGTTGCTCAAGACCTGGAGCTTCTTCGTTTCTCCACTGAGAGGACCTGCTACTTCTTTGACGCTCTTGCCGGTGGACTCCAACCTTCCCATGCATGCTTGGATCTTCTTGGTCAATTGAGCCGTCTTCTCGAGTCGCGAGTTGAGCACATCAACCTCTGCACGAGCTTCTTCGTCGGCATGGCGACTGGTCGCCGGCCCGACAGACATGGTGTGCGTCCTATCAGCTGATACTGCTATAGCACTTGCAAGTTGCGGCCAAGCGTGGTGAAGCAAGGAGTGTCGGAATTGGAGACCGCAGGGAATTGAAGTGTAGGACCGGACCGTCGTCAAGCGCTGTGGGAGTCGTGGGAGGTCGAGAACCGGACGAAGTAACGACTGCCGAAATTGTAATATCGCGTCACCGGTGTTCAATTCCGCGTGCCTTAGGAAGGATTACCCACGAGATCGTGAGATGGCTGGCTCAAAGAAGGTCGAGTGGTCTTCGAGGATACATTGGCAGGCGGCTGGACGGGCGGGGCGAGAGCTTGGTGCGGGAGTGGGACGGTAAAGGGAAGGCGCGTTGTACTCTTGCAGGCACTGGCTGTGTCAGACGCACCCGAATGCGCGCAAGCTGATCAGATGAGGTACGTGTGGTTCTGATATGCTGTCGCCTGTGTGTTGAGAGCAAGTAAGTTCAGGAACCTGGGGGTTGGATGAACAGTTGGGATGGATTATGTCATCCCATGTTTGGAGTGCCGCCCTTTCATGCCTCCGAGGCCCCGATACCTTATCGAGTTTCCGTACTTGACTTCACCTCTGCAACTCCAAAGAAGGTCCACGAGATCACCATGCGTCGCGACTTGTTTCACATCGACTTCTCTCATGACCGGCGTTGAATTTCAATACCTTCATCCAGTTCCTCTGTATTATCATTCAGTACCCATGTGGGGTATCGTACGTTGCCATAGAAGTCTTTCCTTTCTGCTCTCGCAGAGTGCACATGATTCGCAGAATCCGTAGCAGCAACAACGACCAAGTCAATCAGACTGCTGACTCAGACTGCTTCAGTCTTGCGAAGTATCCCTTGATCAGCTTCACCACCGTGTCGGCAATGAACTCAACGTCGCTCCGTGTCACAGTATACGGTGGCGCCACAATGATGTGATCGCCTAGAACGCCGTCCATAGTTCCCGCACCAGGGTAAACCACAATGCCGTATTCCTCGGTGCGCCCAAGATCGCTCATCTCCGTTGCCACCTGTGCTTCTCTGGGCCAAGGTTCCTTGCTCACCTTATCCCGCACAAACTCGATGCCCCAAAAGAGTCCCTTGCCGCGGACATCTCCCACGCAAGGCTCGTCCTTGAGGCCCCCTCTCAAGAGTTCTGAAAGCAATTGGCCCATGGCTCGTACGTTGACTAGGAGACCATCCGACTCAATGATATGCTGTACTTCGAGTGCTGCTGCGCATGCAATAGGGTGACCTTGATATGTGTGTCCATGAACGAAGCAACTGTACTGCGTCAGTGTGGCCCCTTTCACCATCGGGACACTCCCAGACACCACCTCATGGACCTCACCTGGAACCCCTCTCCAACACATCAGCTACTCCCTTGTTGACTAGGACGCCGGCAATCGGCTGGTAACCCCCGGCTAGGCCCTTGCCAATAGTCTGGATATCGGGTACTACCCCTTCACCCTCCCAAGCATGAAGAGTCCCAGAGCGGCCCATGCCGCTCATGACCTCATCCATAATAAGTAGAGCACCATGTCGATCGCAAACTGCCTTAACAGCCTTAAAATATCCGCTCACTGATGGGACACAACCCAGAGCCTATGCAGAAATGTCAGTCGACCTCATCATGACTGACGCTACTTTGCGCTTCTTTGGCAGATCGTCTTACGGCCCCAACAACTGGTTCTGCTACAAAAGCGCACACGTTCCCGGGTCCTACCCGGGTAAACTCATCGTCAAGCTCCTGGGCAAGACGGGCCACATATGAGTCATCTGATTCCCCAGGCGCTTTGCCTCTGTACTCGTAACATGGAGACACATGAGAAACGATATTGTCGAGGAGCATCGGCGTAAAGTTGGCT of Colletotrichum lupini chromosome 8, complete sequence contains these proteins:
- a CDS encoding Exo70 exocyst complex subunit; protein product: MRIQGGRASSGETRVCHFASYLDTEMTGPKLLHLRGSGLFQRILAACEDTGKPRGLSMGEIFQNAVGLKCHLMHVGSRLSVFVLERQDASRESTVGSSYHGSLGRGYLPRWKASVMVLQVVSLTYSELYSPCPRPLSTPRWMRQCVPLLPRRGLGTLPWTLVQKGGLDPRLDANLGLPVLSSAYTALIPLSSRSCLRTSTNTPCLNVYRASLAMVLKPLDTIEFTDASHSPVLHRDLRGQFARIVGGEGHHYVVEGGRKLFDASGGAAVACIGHGDKRVADAMVRQINSIAYSPSTFFTTPTCEKLCQFLVDSTGGRMSRAYLVSSGSEAMEAAMKLARQFFLEKDTPEPQRHLFIARERSYHGTTLGALSMGGHVSRRANFTPMLLDNIVSHVSPCYEYRGKAPGESDDSYVARLAQELDDEFTRVGPGNVCAFVAEPVVGAALGCVPSVSGYFKAVKAVCDRHGALLIMDEVMSGMGRSGTLHAWEGEGVVPDIQTIGKGLAGGYQPIAGVLVNKGVADVLERGSSCFVHGHTYQGHPIACAAALEVQHIIESDGLLVNVRAMGQLLSELLRGGLKDEPCVGDVRGKGLFWGIEFVRDKVSKEPWPREAQVATEMSDLGRTEEYGIVVYPGAGTMDGVLGDHIIVAPPYTVTRSDVEFIADTVVKLIKGYFARLKQSEAERKDFYGNVRYPTWVLNDNTEELDEGIEIQRRGEVKYGNSIRFLNLLALNTQATAYQNHTACKSTTRLPFTVPLPHQALAPPVQPPANVSSKTTRPSLSQPSHDLSLLRPVLDLPRLPQRLTTVRSYTSIPCGLQFRHSLLHHAWPQLASAIAVSADRTHTMSVGPATSRHADEEARAEVDVLNSRLEKTAQLTKKIQACMGRLESTGKSVKEVAGPLSGETKKLQVLSNNIDSVLAAIERLRQPADSKNDEEQIIRAGPDKAGLSNYLASIKRLSKSLENMQASNLRANQQTMAELVRLIKSGNSQLEGHFDRLLRGETPRSIEPLHYITKDMPFPVLSQDKVTRLGLVNSYISSTHRQNAGAGAAPQDSAIAKIYAEVRGPYLSSTLANLAAASVNTTKKKNPDAIYRAGTNGIGTYAQAMEGAFLAEYDNICSIFTREDWGPLFQATCQSAMAELARTLRELNNHIKGHLDTDCYLAYEITEIMSGLSSNLETRTGELKSSLASALRPVRETAKLSLGELLDDTKRKIAGMQTLPQDGAPIPVVSATMQRLQTMVEFLRPVSSIMFSLGDGGWRSNAAADGRSTDAIPSLASFDIGADGKEIFSHYCSDTVEMLMAGLDSKAKMVLKGGRAVIGVFLANSVVIIERMIRDSDLAPLLEGRMSMLDQWRKKATGMYTMDCKEVSTHLFDVIHTSKARPQSGQADSASILKGLSSKDKDNIKSKFQAFNASFDEMVSRHKTYNMEREVRQMLARDIQQMLEPLYNRFWDRYHEVDKGKGKYVKYDKSAIAAVFMTLY